From the Aerosakkonema funiforme FACHB-1375 genome, the window TATTAACACAAGGGCTAGATAAAAAGCTGGCAAAAAAGAAGCCGTTTTGTATGCCTTTTCCATAAATTCTGGAAATTGAGGCTTATAAAGATACGAAGAAATATAAGATATGGCTAAGTAACCGCTATAAAAAAGCAGCCATATAAAAGCTTCTTTTTTTGTGAATTTTTGCAACCCAAGGTAATTTTCTATTGTTATGTTTTTACGAATTTTGACAAATAAAACTATTAAGCCAATACCCGCAAGAGATGAAATTATCGTGGTTAGCGATAATAAGTTTCCATTGTAAACTAATTCTTTGGCGAAATCTTCATAATTTATCGGAGGGTTTTGGAACATTACGAATATCAGAAAAGCAACAGTCAGTACAATTTGAATAAAAAATACTACTGATAAAACAATACCTGAAAAGCCAATGGTTACCCATAATCCCCAAGGAGTAGGTTTTTTGTCATTGGTTGCTGTAACTTCACTCATAGTGATATTTTTGGATAAAATTTAAATGAAGATGTGAGATTCAAGAACATATCAACTCTTCCAACTGATAAGAGTCTACTAGACTAGCACATCACAATTCACTGCAACTACATTCTGGCGATTTGTTACATCGAAATGTTTTTCTTTCTTATTACATATAGTCTTAATGTTTTTTCGGCTTTATTACCATCTTCTACGATAGCAACAGGTAGATTTAGTAAGTTTGTCATTTTTCTTTTCATAATCGATATTATTTTTTTTATGGTTGCACTAGGGTTTTACAATTTTAGCACACTAAGTACGGCAGAACAAAAAATTTTACACTTGCTCTTCTGTCAAGAAGTGATATTAGCGAGTATGTTCTGCGTACCCCAGCAGAAGAGGAACTGCCATTAGGACGGTAGGGAATAGCGATTTCTTCTTTCTTGCAACCATAACTGTAAATCAAATCCAGTAATCTCAAGAAGATATGCGTAACTATCGTTACCCGACATTATCCTCCATCCACTACTAGCACAAGTGTTTATAGCCTGACGCAAACTATCATTGCGAAGTATTAGCAAGACTGGTCTAAACTCCAGTCTCTAGGTATGCGTTCAGTTCCTATTTCCTTTGAGTATAAATCCAATCGCTCGCGATCGCTCTCCACCATTCCCAGCCAATGTAGTTCAAATTTAGCCGCCCAAACATAATCTATGGCATTAATATAAGGTGGAGAAGTTACAATAGCATCGCACAACCAGTCGCCTGACAAATTTCGCGCATCCGCGAAAGGTAACTCTTCCACATTGTTAATCGATTTTTCCAAAAATGGATGCCATTCAGCTATTGCTTCAACTGCTTTTTCCACATATTGTAAAAAATATCTAAAAACATCCGATCGCGAACGTTTCGGTATCTCTTCAAAACGAGAACGTTTAGCTGCTAGCAGCATTCCATCGTTCATATTTGATGTTTTTCTTACGGTTGACGCAAAGGCCAACCAAAGTATAGGTTGAATTGTGATTTTTGTCGCCTCTATATGCTCTCGAATAATTTCCAGTCCTTCTTGAACTTGTTGTTGAAACCAGAAATCTTTATTGGCAAAGTGAACTGTGTTTGGTGCATATTTCTGATTTTCGGCAGTTTGAATAATTGCTGATGCTGACTGCAAAACTTCGCTAGGTGAAGCAAAAGTGGTTTTGACGCGACAAATAAGACGGCTGAGAGGGTGATAGTCTAGCCAATATACAGATGCTCCATACTTCAGGCTCTCAATTATTGTCGTACCAGATCCAGCGAAAGGGTCTAGTACAGTAAATGGTTTACGCGCATATTTATGTAAAAACCAACGTGGAATTTCAGGAATTGATTTAGCGGGTTGAAAGCCAAGTGAATAAATCTTCAAAGCAGGTTTTCTAGCTACAGAAATAAACACTCCTTCATCTAGGTCTGCTGGAATATCTCCTTCAATATGTAGATATGCAGTTTGTTGATTTTGTACGGCAACTATCATAGGTGTTTGTTAGAAGAGTCTAGAATCAAGCGTTTGGTGCAATTAAGAATGTCCTAACTGACTTTTCATCAGTTGCTATATTATTTACTGACAAACTTAATTTATTACCATTTGTTAGAGCTATTTCCCAGAATAGCTAAAGCAAACGCAACTGACCGTCGGCATTTACCATCGGCATTCGATTAGCTTCCTCCATCTCAGATCCATCTAACCAGGCTTCTGTCTCGTCAGCAAGCAAACTTTGCGCCGCCTCCATCATTTCACTCGCAATATCTTTGAGGTCATCTCGGTTATCTAAATAAGTTTTCAGCGCTGATAAGGGGTCGATGCTAGCGCTAGAACCGAGTTCGGGTAGGCGAGGTCGTGCCAACTGACTGAGTAATTCTGGTTGAATAGTATAGGTGTGGGCGCTACTTAAAGCTGTGTGGAGAGAAGCGGTATCGATTTGGTCTAGTTGTTCGGAACGCAGTTTGTAAATTAGTCGCACTACTGCATCTTCAATATTCTTTTTTGCAATTGCTTTGAGTATGGCAGCTTGTGGGTCGTCTGATTTGGAAACATCTACTTCGATCGTACAAAACGATCGCACCGGTAGAGGACAAAATTCCCACTGAGCATTGCCTTTTTCCAGATGAATCAGCACATAGCCTTTGTCTTCTTTTTCTTCGCTGAAATCTACGCGCTCAATGCTACCTGGATAAACAACTGGCGGGTCGTTAGCGGAGTTGAGATTTTGGTGTTTGTGGACGTGACCCAAAGCCACATAATCAAAACAGGGTCGCGTCAGTAAAGATAGAGGAATTGTAAAACCTTTCCCAACTGCTAGGTAACGTTCTGCTCCCAAGATAGCGCGATCGACCATAATGTGAGCCAGCAGGACAGTCGGTATTTCCGGGTCTAAGCGGCGAATTTCTCCTTCTAGCGCCGGTTCCAAGCGCTTAATCAGTAAATCGTTGACTTCCGCCAGGGAGAGTCCTTCTGTTTCCGGACGAGTCAGCAGTCCCGAACGAGTTAACCACGGAAGAGTAATAACTTGAACAAAACCATTGCGCGTTTGGATGCGGTGCGTTTCTATTTTATCGCCCACCTCAAATCCAGGTACTCCCAAAGTGCGATAAATGCCCAAACTTGCACCCCCCTGACCTTGGGAATGCTGGTCGTGATTTCCCACCAGCATTACTGTGGGGATTTGGGCATCTGCCAAACGGCGGAATTGACTGGCAAAAGCTTGCTTAACATAGGGTGGCGGTGTAGCGTCGGGAAAAGCATCGCCACCGAATATAACTAAATCTACTGGTTCGGAAATTGCTCGATCGATACACCGACCCAGCGTGTTAACAAAATCTTCCAGCCGCGTATTCAAACCTGTTTGTGGGTTAATTCGTCCGTGGGGAAACCCACTTCCCATGTGGATATCGGACAGATGAAGGACTTGGATTGTTTTATTCATTTGTCAAATTTCCGATTTCAGATTTAAAATTGCATATTTATTGAAATTTTAAATCTGAAATCTAAAATTTGAAATTGACCGATTGCCAATCAGCAAATTAAATATGAATTCCGCACTCTGTCTTACCGGTTCCCCGCCAGCGACCGGCGCGTTCGTCTTCGCCTGGGGCTACTTGTGTGGTGATGGGTTCGTCGCCAATGCTGGGATAACCTTGGTCGTGTAGGGGATTGTAGATTACGTTATGCTCGGACACGTAACCCCAGCTTTCTTTGCGCGTCCAGGCTGCGATCGGATTTACCTTGATGCGGTGTTTGATATCTTTTTCAAATATGGGCATATCGGCGCGAGTTACAGCTTGGTCGCGGCGACGACCGGTAATCCACGCCACAGCGCCTAATTCTGACAAACCGCGTTGCAGGGGTTCGATTTTGGTGACGTAGTGGAATTTTTGAATGTCTCTGTCCCAAAGCGCATCGCCGTAAGCGGCTGCAAAAGCTTCGCGGGAGTTGATTTCGGGAACTTTGTAAACCTGGAGATCTAAATTGTAGAGTTTGGCAGCTTTTGCTACTAGCTCCAGAGTTTGGGGAAAATGGTGCAGGGTATCCAGAAACATCACCGGTACGGCCTTTTTGGGCTTGAGTTCGCGGTAGAGAATATCGGTGATTACTAAGTCATCCACGTTAAAAGCACTGGTTTGCACCAGTTTGGTGGGGATATTCGCTACGCACCAAGCCAGGATTTCTCTGGGATGAGCGGATTCAAACCGCTGATTGAGTTCGTCCAGGTCAAGGTTGTCAATTTGTACCGGTGTTTCTAGAGAATAAACCATGCTTCCGTCCGACTTTGCTTTCCTTAACGTCTTCTAAATTTATTGTACCCTGATATGCACGTAATCCGATCGGGTATTGTGCTTTATTATATAACGATCGAATTCACGTGATGCAATTTTAAATGAGTATTATTGCTCAGGGCTTTTCTGGAGTTTATCATATCTGCGGCAAAAATATAAAAAAAACATAAAAATGCCGCCTGGAGGGAGCGGGGGAGTGGGAGATCGATCCCGCCGTTTTTTCAAAAAAAAGCTCAAGCACTTATGCCTGAGCCTTCTCTGCTTAAATTTATTAACGGAGACTGATGAATCTCAACACTGCGAATCTCAACACACTGAGAAGTGGCAAGTCGTTAAAGTTTAGTACCGACGAGAGAAGCTGTTGTTGCTCCGACCGCGACCGCCACCACCAGAGGGACCGCGCTCTTCGCGGGGCTTGGCCTTGTTGACTTTCATGTCGCGGCCCATCCACTCAGCACCATCAAGGGCTTCGATCGCTGCTGCTTCTTCTGCTTCGCTGTTCATTTCCACAAAAGCAAAGCCGCGCAGACGACCTGTTTCCCGGTCGGTCGGTAACTGAACGCGCTTTACAGAACCATATTCTGCAAAAACAGCGCTCAGGTCTTCTTGGGTAACTTGGTAGGAAAGGTTACCTACGTAAATGGACATAGATTATCTCCAAAATCTAAGAGGTGCAGAGGTTGAGATTTCGGAGAGAAGCCTGTCAATACCAAAAGGGAAATGCCCATCAATACTAAAAACAAACGCCACAACCGAATCTTATTACTCAGTGAATATGGTAACACAGCCTTGCGAAATTAGTACAGGAAGAAAATTATTGTTATAAAACGCAACATAGCAAGCTAATCCCGATCTCGGAATGCAGAACAAGCAACTTCTCGATCTGCTCCTAGCAAAGGAATATATAGTTATGTGAACCCTCAGATCGGGGGTGCTACCCAGAACAGCTAAGCCGCCTTAGTTTAAAAATAGCTGATGTCGGCAGCAAGAAGCGATCGAATCAAGCAAATGCGATTAATTTTGTACGGCAAGCCCGGTTGTCACTTGTGCGAAGGCTTGCAAGAAAAGCTCGAACAAGTGGAAAATCTCAAATTCGATCTAGAGGTACGGGACATCACCACTCGTGAAGATTGGTTTGAAGCCTTTCAATACGAAATTCCCGTCCTGTTCCGAGTGCGAGAAGAGCGTAATGGCGTAGAAGAACCAATACCCCGCCCTTCGCCTCGCGCTACGGTGCGGCAGTTGGAGCAAATGTTACAGAAATATTTTGTGAATAATGATTCAGAATAACCGCAATAGGGATATGTGAGGAGTTGATGACATGAAGCTGCGAGAAATATTGGCAAAAGTTTCCAATATTGTGGAGTTGCCCCATGAGTCGGCCCTAGATGTGGAAGTAACTGGGTTGACGACCAATTCCCACGCCTGCAAACCTGGAGATTTGTTTATCGGAATGCCCGGAACGCGGGTAGACGGTGGGGATTTTTGGCCCAGCGCGATCGCCTCCGGTGCGGTAGCTGCCTTGGTTTCTGCTCACGCCGCCCAAAAAGGAGCGGGAGAGCGGGGGAGCGGGGGAGCGGGGGAGAAACCCCTTGTTATTCCGGCAAATGACATGGTGAAAGCTTGTGCGGAAGTGGCGCTAGCTTTTTATGGCTATCCCGGACAACAGCTAGAACTGATTGGGGTAACCGGTACTAACGGGAAAACTACTACAACTCACTTAATTGAATTTTTTCTCAATCAAGCAAAGCAAGCTACAGGTTTAATTGGCACGCTCTATGCTCGTTGGCCCGGTTTTGAGCAAACTGCTACCCATACGACGCCTTTCTCCGTAGAATTGCAACATCAACTCGCTCAAGCTGTAGCTGCTGGCTGCCAGAAGCTGGTTATGGAAGTCAGTTCTCACGCTCTGGCGCAGGGACGGGTAATGGGTTGTCCGTTTGAAGTAGCTGTTTTTACCAACCTGACTCAAGATCACTTGGACTTCCATAAAGATATGGAAGATTACTTCAGTGCCAAAGCACTGCTGTTTAATTCCGATTATCTGAAAGGGCGGGCGATCGTTAATTTAGACGATCCTTATGGAGAGCGGTTAATTTCTCAGTTAAACCGGGATCGAGTTTGGAGTTACAGCGTAAACAACTCCAAAGCAGATCTGTGGACGAGCGACCTGAGCTACGAGCCAACTGGTGTGAGCGGCAAACTGCACACGCCCAAGGGTGAAGTTGCTTTTCGATCGCCCTTAGTAGGTCAGTATAATTTAGCGAATTTGCTGGCCGCAGTGGGAACGGTTTTGCATCTGGGTTTCGATTTGTCTGCAATTGTAGACAAAATTCCTGAATTTCCGGGTGTGCCCGGACGGATGGAGCGGGTACAAATCAATCCCAACCAGGATATCAGTGCGATCGTCGATTACGCCCACACCCCGGATAGCTTGGAGAATTTACTGAAAGCAGCGCGACCTTTTATACCGGGTCAGATGATTTGCGTATTTGGTTGCGGAGGCGATCGCGATCGCACCAAGCGTCCTAAAATGGGTGGGATTGCCGCTCAATTAGCTGATAAAGTCGTTGTTACCTCGGATAACCCGCGTACTGAAGATGCCCAGAAAATTCTGCAAGATATCCTCGCTGGTATTCCAGAGTCAGTCAATCCGACAGTGATATGCGATCGGGCTGTCGCAATTCGCACTGCTATTCTGGAAGCCCAACCCGGAGATGGAGTTTTAATCGCTGGTAAAGGTCACGAAGATTACCAAATTCTCGGTACGGAGAAAATTCATTTTGACGATCGCGAACAAGCGCGATCGGCTTTATCCGAGCGTTTGTCAGCAACAGTCTAAAATAATTATGAGTTATGAGTTTTGAATGTAAAAAATTAACTCATAACTCATAACTCACATTTCAAATTTAGTTCATTACCAACCGTTGTCTTTCTTGCAGTGCCACCTTGCTCAGTCCGGCTTGCTCCAACAGCGACATAAAATCAGCACTGATAGACGGATCTTTTGGGTTAGCTGTGTAGCTGCTAGCTAAATCTTCTAAGGCGTTGTACCAAATGCCTGCTTGAGCGTAAACTCTGGCTTGTTCTCTGAGCGTCTGAGCAGAAGAGTCTCCTGTTTGTACTGCTGCCAATTTTTGAGTTAGATCCGCACTGGGAGAGACGCGCTCGATCCAGCTTTGCACAAATACATTATTAGAAGGGCGATTAGAATCGCAGATTAGAGACACCGACCACCGATATTTTTTACCTGCTTGCAGTTCGGGCAATTCCTTGGGTAGCTGCACCTGCATAATGCCGCTTTTTTCCACCGACATCTGCTGTATGTATAGCGGTTTCGATACTCCCGGTTCGACTAAGGAAAACTGTACCGGTACCGATGTTTTATCTGAGACGTACCATAGAAATGTGGGATGACCGGAGACAGTTTGTCCGTTATGATCGTTAGGAACCAGCAGAGCCACGCCGATCGGTACAGACTGAGTACATCCCCGCGAGCCAGCTCCTACAGTAGTTTTGGGTGTTCCCCGACTGGGGGGATTGTATTGGAACGGAGCATTAGCCCAAGCGATCGAGCTAAAACTCGAACTTAGCGTTGTATTCCGCAACGCCCGATCTACACTCACGTTCGACAAGCCTATCATCGATATGGCAACGATAGAGGCCGTTCCTGCCAATACCGGGGCTAATTTCCGAAGTTTAAGTATCATATCCAGTCGATCCCAGTGTTGAATTTAACAATTACATTTTGCAGGTACAGATATAGGACCTATCCACACAACTGAATAAATCGGTTTTTTGGCGAATGAAAAATGGCTGTAATGAACCATTTTCATTCAAAAGCTGATTTGGGAGCGTAAGTCTTGAGAGAATTGGACACCCTGTAAAAATTAGGCCCCATTTGTAGGGAATTTTCGATCTTTTACCAACATGAATAACTCTTTCTTACTAGATTAGTATACCAAAAGGTAGAAAGCAATTTGTAAACATTTTGTTAAAAGATGCCATTTATACATAAAGAGGATGCAAAAACTGGGATCTTGAAGGGTTGTATTTTTCAATCAAGGAGAACTTGGTAGATAGGAGTCAGCTGTTCTCGACCCTTAAGCTGCGTATTACCTACCAGTTTAGTGGGAAAAGAACCGTGAATGTATCGATAAGTTCCCTCGTCGATCAAAATCCGGCAGATACCGCCGTCGATCGATTTATCGTAACTTTCCAACCGCGCTGCTACGTTAACGCTATCTCCAATCGCTGTGTAATCTAGCCTTTGGGAACTGCCGAGACTGCCAGTAACGATCGTACCGGTGGCGATACCGACACGCATAGCAACGGTGGGGCGTCCTTGGGTTTTCCACAATTCATTCAGTAGTTCTAACGTTGAGCCCATTTGCACAGCACAACGCACGGCTGCGTTGGCGTCATGGGCGATCGCTTCTTCAGTGGTGCGGGGAATGGGAACGCCAAACACAGCCATAATTGCATCCCCAATAAACTTATCGACGACACCGCCGTGAGCTAAGACTAGCTGAGACATCGCCTCCATATATTCGTTAAGCCAAGACATCAGCACTTCCGGGTCGAGTTGTTCCGAGATGGTACTGAAGTTTTTCAAGTCGGTAAACAGCACAGTAGCTGTCACCTTTTGTCCTTTAAGGCGTCCTTCCTTGAGCAAGCGATCGCGATCGTGCCAGATCGCTTCCGCAATTTGGGGAGTTACGTAACGACCGAAGATATTCATCACGATTTTGCGGTCTTTTCGTTCTATATGGGCAATGTATGCCACGATCGCCACAGCAGAAAGCAGCAAGCTGGCGATCGGCGGAATTACGGGTATCCACCAACTTTGCAAAAATGCCAAGTACGAACTCCCCAGCAAAGCTGTGGTAGCGATCGCCAGACTACCGGCAGTCCACCGCCAACTTTGTAACTGCCAAGCTAATGCAGCACCAACGCAAGACCAGAAAAAGATCCATCCACACTCCAGCGCATCAGGCCAACTTTTAATCGGAGAACGCCCTTCCAGCGCCGCACTCAGAATTTGACTGCTTAGATGCGCGTGAATTTCCACACCAGCTGCCCGCTCTTGGAAATTAGTCCGACCGCCACTGTATGGAGTATAAAAAAAGTCATTCAAACTAGCAGCTGTAGGGCCTACAATGACGATGCGGTTGCGGATCTTCTCTGGCGGTACCCGACCTGTCAGCACATCATTCATGGAAACCGTGGCGAAACTGCCTCTTGGCCCTCTAAAATTCAATATTACTTGGTATCCCCCTGCATCTGCCCCCACATAGCTACCGTCGTTAGCTTCAAAAGGAACAAAAACGGTTTTACCCAGCTTCAGAAAACCGTTATCTGCCGCTTGAGGGGTAATGCCTTCCGCTTCTAAATAAAGCATCGTCAGCAGTAGCCCAAAACTGGGGATGGCATTCCGATCTGGTGGTGTCAAAAATAACAAACCGCGACGGATTTTTCCATCACCATCCAATACCACATCATTAGCCCCGACTCTACTTTGCTTGCCCAGTATTGGCGGTGGGGCTACAGAAAAACCGCGACTGTCGCCAACAACTTTCTCAATACCGATTAGGTTCGGTGTGGATTCAAACACTTTAATTAAGGCTTGATGACCGGGTTCTACTGGCAAATCTCGATACAAGTCTAAGCCGATCGCTCTCGGTTGCTGACTTTTTATTTTGTTGAGCAACTCTGCCAATACTTCATCCGGAACTGGCCACTTTTTAATTCCTTGCAGATCGGATTCATCAATACCAACAATCAGGATGCGTTCGTCAATTGGTTCTTTAGGACGCCAACGAAAAAATTGATCGAGCGCCGCCCACTCCGACGATTGCAATAAGCCACTCAAACGTATAATTATAATTAATCCTGCTACAGTAGGAGTGGCGAGCGCAACACCCCGCCATTCCCAAATGTGCTGTTTTAACTTAGGCCAGGATAAGCGCAATTTAGTCATTGGCGATCGAGTGAAGTGACGATAATTTTCGCTCTAATAATTTTTCCATTATTTTTATTTCGTTTACTCAAGATAATTCCATGATATGCTATTTTATTTATTTAAGTATTTGAGCGCACCTGCCATATTAAAATTGACAAATTAAAGTGTTAGCATTGGCAACAACGGCCAATTGAGAGCTTGTTCCTAAAATAATGCTACCATCAGCTAGGATTGCAATTCCTTCCGCTTCCTGAATTGGGTCTTGTTCGCGCCATACACGTAAGGGTAAACTTTGCTGCATTTCAGGACTTTTGCTTGAGCTTACATTTTGAATTCCGATCGAATTGTAATGACTGGTAAGAGTGTCGTAGGGGTTGCTGGGTAAACCGCCTGTCCCGATGAAAGTAAAACTGCTTTGGAAATTCTTTCCACGCGCAACGCAACTGGTTGTTAAAACAGCTTCTGAAACGTCAAAATTATTCAGCAATGGAGCGAAAATATTTGGCACATTGCTATCAGTAGTTCTGACTTGTACTACGCCATTAATTCCATTTTCAGAACTGGCAGTAATAGCGCTATCTGGGGAAATAAAAATTCCTTGACTGTTGATTTGTATATTACCTCCTTGACCGGAGAAAGCATTGGCATTAATTTCGCTATTTTTTTTCACAACTAATGTATTTGTAGAAATAGTAATATTGCCACCGTTACCCGCACCGCCTTCTGTGCCAGCAGTCGCAGATATGAAACTATTCTCGTCCAGTAACAAGAAGTTAGATATGACATTTATATCTGCACCTTCTCCCGTTATTGCTGTTCCTTCAAATCCACCTTCTTTGCCAAGAAAAATATAATCAGCTTTAATATCTAAATTGCCAGTTCTCCCGGTACCTCGACTGCGAACGCTGAGTCTGCCTCCATCTTGAAGAATGAGATTACCAGTATTTACGATGAGATTTCCACCATTGCCTGTAGAGCCAGGCTCGGTAACAGCAGCAACAGAACTGAGAGCCGTACCGTCAGGAGACTTACCAATTAATTCGAGCGTTGACAAAGCATTAATAACGATATCCCCGCCGTTTCCTTGAGAAAACGAACTAGCTGCCAATCCTGCGCCCGATCGCACTGTTAAACGTCCAGTATTTACTTGCAATTTACCAGCATTTCCCGTACCCAAACTGCTGGTAAAAAAACCAGTGAAAACGCGCACAATTGGCGACAGATAAATTGGGTCGCTGCCAATCAGTTCTAGCGACTCGGAAACGTTGGCAAGTAAATTTCCGCCTTCGCCTCCGCCAATAGTAGAAGTTGATAGAATGGCATTATCCCGCGCTCTAAAATTGCGCGTATTTACGGTCAATTTTCCAGCATTTCCGCCATTGCCAACTCCAGTGCCCGTCGCCAAAAGCGATGCGCTCAAATCTATCGATTCTGTAGCATTTACCGTGATATCTCCACCGCGACCTGTGCTAAAAGTGGAAGTAGTAACGTAGGTGCCATTGCGAGCCATGAAATCGCGACTATTAATTATAATATTACCAGCCGCTCCTGCACCAAAGCTGATACTGAAAAAACCGTTTCGGAGACCATCAAGAGTAAGATTTCCAGACACGAACCGTCTAATATTTTCATCATATTCTCCTGTCCCTATCATTTGTAATGATTCAGCAGTATTGGCAATTATTGTGCCGCCGTTATCGCTACCCAAAGTAATAGATATAATGCGCGATCGCTCTTGTAATTCTAAATTTCGCGCCGTGACTTGAATTTCACCGCCGCCTGTACCGCTAGTATCGACAGTTGCTCCATTTAATAGTTGAATATTACCAAAACTTTGAATATCTGAATAGCCTAAAGCAAAACCGAGTTGAGTGGGTGCGATCGACACTTTACCAGAAGTTACGCTGCCTAATTCAATCCGTCCTCCCCTTGTAGTTGGTACGACATTTCCTGCTACTATTGTTAAGGGAATTCCGCCCGCAGTTAAACCAGTTGCTAGGGGATTGTTGCTGCCATAAATCGTGACATCACCGCCCACAAGTGCCAAAGTGTTTCCAGTTTGTACGGCGAGATTTGACCCTTGCACTTGCATTGTACCGGGATGCGATCCACCAAATTGCAAACCAACAGGAACGCTGACAGCCAGTAGCGGTGGAGCGTTGGGTTGAACGGCGCTAAATTCTGTTTTATCTGCGAACAAAATGGTATTAGCGGTACTAGCTAGAAACGAACCGCCGATATTTAGCTGCGCGTTTGGGCCAAAAATAATTCCGTTGGGATTGAGCAAGAAGATGTTGGCGCTGCCGTTGGCTTCGAGCCTGCCATCTATATTAGAAATAGTTTCACCTGTGACGCGAGTAAAAATGTTTTGAATATCGAGAGCGTTGTTGAAAAATGCGCTGCTGTCGGTGGGTATGGAAAATTCTTTAAAACTGTGAAATAGGTTGTTACCTGTTCTAGTTCCTCCCTCGATCGAATGGGTATTGCCTTGTCGGTTAACAATAGAATTAACTGGCAAAGTAGCATCGGGTAGAATTTGTGCTGATAGTCTGTC encodes:
- a CDS encoding UDP-N-acetylmuramoyl-L-alanyl-D-glutamate--2,6-diaminopimelate ligase, translated to MKLREILAKVSNIVELPHESALDVEVTGLTTNSHACKPGDLFIGMPGTRVDGGDFWPSAIASGAVAALVSAHAAQKGAGERGSGGAGEKPLVIPANDMVKACAEVALAFYGYPGQQLELIGVTGTNGKTTTTHLIEFFLNQAKQATGLIGTLYARWPGFEQTATHTTPFSVELQHQLAQAVAAGCQKLVMEVSSHALAQGRVMGCPFEVAVFTNLTQDHLDFHKDMEDYFSAKALLFNSDYLKGRAIVNLDDPYGERLISQLNRDRVWSYSVNNSKADLWTSDLSYEPTGVSGKLHTPKGEVAFRSPLVGQYNLANLLAAVGTVLHLGFDLSAIVDKIPEFPGVPGRMERVQINPNQDISAIVDYAHTPDSLENLLKAARPFIPGQMICVFGCGGDRDRTKRPKMGGIAAQLADKVVVTSDNPRTEDAQKILQDILAGIPESVNPTVICDRAVAIRTAILEAQPGDGVLIAGKGHEDYQILGTEKIHFDDREQARSALSERLSATV
- a CDS encoding DUF928 domain-containing protein; this translates as MILKLRKLAPVLAGTASIVAISMIGLSNVSVDRALRNTTLSSSFSSIAWANAPFQYNPPSRGTPKTTVGAGSRGCTQSVPIGVALLVPNDHNGQTVSGHPTFLWYVSDKTSVPVQFSLVEPGVSKPLYIQQMSVEKSGIMQVQLPKELPELQAGKKYRWSVSLICDSNRPSNNVFVQSWIERVSPSADLTQKLAAVQTGDSSAQTLREQARVYAQAGIWYNALEDLASSYTANPKDPSISADFMSLLEQAGLSKVALQERQRLVMN
- a CDS encoding CHASE2 domain-containing protein, yielding MTKLRLSWPKLKQHIWEWRGVALATPTVAGLIIIIRLSGLLQSSEWAALDQFFRWRPKEPIDERILIVGIDESDLQGIKKWPVPDEVLAELLNKIKSQQPRAIGLDLYRDLPVEPGHQALIKVFESTPNLIGIEKVVGDSRGFSVAPPPILGKQSRVGANDVVLDGDGKIRRGLLFLTPPDRNAIPSFGLLLTMLYLEAEGITPQAADNGFLKLGKTVFVPFEANDGSYVGADAGGYQVILNFRGPRGSFATVSMNDVLTGRVPPEKIRNRIVIVGPTAASLNDFFYTPYSGGRTNFQERAAGVEIHAHLSSQILSAALEGRSPIKSWPDALECGWIFFWSCVGAALAWQLQSWRWTAGSLAIATTALLGSSYLAFLQSWWIPVIPPIASLLLSAVAIVAYIAHIERKDRKIVMNIFGRYVTPQIAEAIWHDRDRLLKEGRLKGQKVTATVLFTDLKNFSTISEQLDPEVLMSWLNEYMEAMSQLVLAHGGVVDKFIGDAIMAVFGVPIPRTTEEAIAHDANAAVRCAVQMGSTLELLNELWKTQGRPTVAMRVGIATGTIVTGSLGSSQRLDYTAIGDSVNVAARLESYDKSIDGGICRILIDEGTYRYIHGSFPTKLVGNTQLKGREQLTPIYQVLLD
- a CDS encoding RNA recognition motif domain-containing protein; the encoded protein is MSIYVGNLSYQVTQEDLSAVFAEYGSVKRVQLPTDRETGRLRGFAFVEMNSEAEEAAAIEALDGAEWMGRDMKVNKAKPREERGPSGGGGRGRSNNSFSRRY
- the sbcD gene encoding exonuclease subunit SbcD — translated: MNKTIQVLHLSDIHMGSGFPHGRINPQTGLNTRLEDFVNTLGRCIDRAISEPVDLVIFGGDAFPDATPPPYVKQAFASQFRRLADAQIPTVMLVGNHDQHSQGQGGASLGIYRTLGVPGFEVGDKIETHRIQTRNGFVQVITLPWLTRSGLLTRPETEGLSLAEVNDLLIKRLEPALEGEIRRLDPEIPTVLLAHIMVDRAILGAERYLAVGKGFTIPLSLLTRPCFDYVALGHVHKHQNLNSANDPPVVYPGSIERVDFSEEKEDKGYVLIHLEKGNAQWEFCPLPVRSFCTIEVDVSKSDDPQAAILKAIAKKNIEDAVVRLIYKLRSEQLDQIDTASLHTALSSAHTYTIQPELLSQLARPRLPELGSSASIDPLSALKTYLDNRDDLKDIASEMMEAAQSLLADETEAWLDGSEMEEANRMPMVNADGQLRLL
- a CDS encoding glutaredoxin family protein, whose protein sequence is MRLILYGKPGCHLCEGLQEKLEQVENLKFDLEVRDITTREDWFEAFQYEIPVLFRVREERNGVEEPIPRPSPRATVRQLEQMLQKYFVNNDSE
- the cysH gene encoding phosphoadenosine phosphosulfate reductase, translating into MVYSLETPVQIDNLDLDELNQRFESAHPREILAWCVANIPTKLVQTSAFNVDDLVITDILYRELKPKKAVPVMFLDTLHHFPQTLELVAKAAKLYNLDLQVYKVPEINSREAFAAAYGDALWDRDIQKFHYVTKIEPLQRGLSELGAVAWITGRRRDQAVTRADMPIFEKDIKHRIKVNPIAAWTRKESWGYVSEHNVIYNPLHDQGYPSIGDEPITTQVAPGEDERAGRWRGTGKTECGIHI
- a CDS encoding CPBP family intramembrane glutamic endopeptidase encodes the protein MSEVTATNDKKPTPWGLWVTIGFSGIVLSVVFFIQIVLTVAFLIFVMFQNPPINYEDFAKELVYNGNLLSLTTIISSLAGIGLIVLFVKIRKNITIENYLGLQKFTKKEAFIWLLFYSGYLAISYISSYLYKPQFPEFMEKAYKTASFLPAFYLALVLIGPLFEELLFRGFLFAGIKSSKLGATGAISITALIWAIIHLQYDLYFIVSLLFLGLLLGIARLKTGSIYIPIFLHSLNNMLAIIQTILYIEKLT